A genomic window from Fusarium oxysporum Fo47 chromosome VIII, complete sequence includes:
- a CDS encoding thioesterase-like superfamily-domain-containing protein, translating into MSLRFLKRPIKLASRHAISQLRSKSSLAQSNNDLTSFPSRWFADLQAQLKEFTSDHYPASCVQEAKRQLVSNEENWLQLLAGQQGFLTDKKWRGLDNHQLLWGDMDSMGHVNNVMYNRYVETGRVHFIRQHSEDAAEHEKSQWDDLPTPRSLGLILRSITTEYKFPLEFPDHITVLYKLLEAPTNESTSLKMEAWILSEQYRRLAARCIDDTVIYDYTTAKKTVLKPFMVDKFQQTFSMQQANQRKYTDQAKRAIQAAEELQIKYK; encoded by the exons TCAGCTTCGTTCGAAATCTAGCCTAGCGCAATCGAACAATGATCTCACTTCGTTTCCCTCTCGGTGGTTCGCTGATCTACAGGCCCAGCTAAAAGAATTCACCAGCGATCACTATCCAGCCAGCTGCgtccaagaagccaagagacAATTGGTGTCAAATGAAGAGAACTGGTTGCAACTTTTGGCAGGACAGCAGGGGTTCCTTACCGATAAGAAATGGCGAGGTCTCGATAACCACCAGCTCCTTTGGGGTGACATG GATAGCATG GGTCATGTTAATAACGTAATGTACAACCGCTATGTCGAGACTGGGCGGGTGCATTTCATCCGACAGCATAGTGAAGATGCAGCAGAGCACGAAAAGTCTCAATGGGACGACTTGCCAACACCACGTAGCCTCGGCCTTATTCTCAGAAGTATCACCACAGAATACAAATTT CCTCTTGAGTTTCCAGACCACATCACTGTATTATATAAACTGCTTGAAGCTCCAACTAATGAGTCAACATCACTCAAGATGGAAGCATGGATCTTATCGGAACAATACCGCCGCTTGGCAGCACGATGCATCGACGACACTGTTATCTATGACTACACTACAGCCAAGAAGACGGTTCTGAAGCCTTTCATGGTAGACAAGTTTCAGCAAACATTTAGTATGCAACAGGCAAACCAGAGGAAGTATACGGATCAGGCAAAAAGAGCAATCCAGGCTGCCGAGGAGCTTCAGATAAAGTACAAATAG
- a CDS encoding putative C6 transcription factor: MSQRNRPILPAEPNSTIRGPDHSSSSRGVPVTSTKLVRRARPVIQACDRCRKQKVKCNGERPVCKTCASKRVPCSWTVANHQTTVSASRHQAVQVENERLREVYALLQTLPESEARQMFARIRDADDPITVLNLARGASTLRDPPSPRPEITSTGWNPRVDALSLKTLSESPIRVHAKPWTAVAGDGLVSQLISSFFTWDDAFFYPFIDLQAFLKDMNSGEVKKARYCSPFLVNAICASRCFTSARAKMFSSIAGKSVGAQFLDEAKKLLDLENGRASLPTVQGLTLMFTLSAYRGMDRAGMMYRYAAYEMFRRLHLDGTFNRIKDDPGQTRQREIISKAAWGLFCFESIVAYVYLEQSLLAPPTIPRCFHAKDRPSENLDLWGDLHQTERGMPPFVPGILDATCDLSEMLYEIMFCNIRAQEIGSEEDLKKRRELYNSVLEWSGNLPKRMKKDENLTPQTCFLRYLSLPTFCIPLSHRDRIYIDELLISLLRPLSPDTIFENGTTAKTHCIQLAGIDADIVAQYIQHFSIRDYSCMALCGLYNSVGTVAAYLDDPTARSTFVKASMMLRQIGRDFPMAIFILQGIQAMAWASGFALPTEASQFFKELGSGKEELLDMPIAFTLPSVASVRQLLSADSGDNNNNLEMGIEIGLLLSRWSSLSVD, translated from the exons ATGTCTCAGCGAAATCGCCCCATTCTTCCAGCTGAACCCAACTCTACGATTCGTGGTCCTgaccattcatcatcatcgcgaGGGGTCCCTGTCACAAGCACAAAGCTAGTTCGGAGGGCTAGACCAGTCATTCAGGCGTGCGACCGCTGTCGGAAACAGAAAGTGAAATGTAACGGCGAACGACCAGTTTGCAAAACCTGCGCCAGCAAACGAGTACCATGTTCGTGGACAGTCGCGAATCATCAGACTACCGTATCCGCCTCGAGGCATCAGGCAGTTCAGGTTGAAAATGAGCGCCTTCGGGAGGTGTATGCTCTCCTTCAAACGCTTCCGGAGAGTGAGGCTCGACAGATGTTTGCTCGAATCCGTGATGCAGACGATCCTATCACCGTATTGAATCTTGCAAGGGGCGCAAGCACACTCAGAGACCCTCCATCTCCACGTCCCGAAATCACCTCGACAGGCTGGAACCCTAGGGTGGACGCCCTGAGCCTTAAGACGTTGAGCGAAAGCCCCATACGCGTACATGCCAAGCCCTGGACTGCTGTTGCCGGCGATGGGCTTGTTTCGCAGCTAATATCGTCTTTCTTCACCTGGGATGATGCATTTTTTTATCCCTTCATTGATCTTCAAGCCTTTCTAAAGGATATGAATAGTGGTGAGGTCAAGAAAGCTAGATATTGCTCACCTTTTCTTGTCAATGCAATTTGCGCTTCTAGATGT TTTACATCTGCAAGAGCAAAGATGTTTAGCTCTATCGCAGGCAAGAGCGTAGGAGCACAATTCCTAGATGAGGCAAAGAAGCTACTAGACTTGGAAAACGGTCGAGCCTCACTTCCAACAGTACAAGGGCTCACCCTAATGTTTACTCTCTCGGCGTACCGGGGCATGGATCGAGCAGGCATG ATGTATAGGTATGCTGCATACGAAATGTTTCGTCGACTTCATCTAGACGGGACGTTCAACAGAATCAAAGACGACCCTGGTCAGACGCGACAGAGGGAAATCATATCGAAAGCTGCTTGGGGGCTCTTCTGTTTTGAAAG TATTGTAGCATACGTATATCTCGAGCAATCTCTACTTGCACCGCCCACAATACCAAGATGCTTTCATGCAAAAGACAGACCATCGGAAAATCTTGATTTATGGGGTGACTTACATCAGACAGAGAGAGGCATGCCTCCGTTCGTGCCTGGTATTCTAGATGCCACTTGTGACTTATCGGAAATGCTGTATGAGATAATGTTTTGCAATATCCGAGCACAGGAGATTGGAAGCGAAGAGGACCTCAAAAAAAGGCGAGAATTATACAATTCAGTTTTGGAATGGAGCGGAAACCTACCAAAACGTATGAAAAAAGATGAGAACTTGACACCTCAGACCTGTTTCCTACGGTACTTATCACTCCCTACATTTTGTATTCCACTTTCTCACAGAGACAGAATCTACATCGACGAATTATTAATCAGCCTTCTAAGACCGCTAAGTCCTGATACAATATTCGAAAATGGAACAACCGCCAAAACGCATTGCATTCAACTAGCTGGCATCGACGCAGACATCGTGGCACAATACATACAACATTTTTCCATACGGGATTATTCATGCATGGCGCTATGCGGACTTTACAACTCGGTCGGAACTGTAGCTGCGTATCTCGACGATCCAACCGCTCGCAGCACATTTGTGAAAGCAAGCATGATGCTCCGCCAAATCGGGCGTGATTTTCCCATGGCCATATTTATCCTGCAGGGAATCCAGGCTATGGCATGGGCGAGCGGTTTTGCGCTCCCAACTGAGGCCAGTCAATTTTTTAAGGAACTAGGCTCTGGCAAGGAGGAACTTCTGGATATGCCTATAGCATTTACGCTGCCATCGGTTGCGTCGGTCAGGCAGCTTTTGTCGGCGGATAGCGGGGATAACAATAACAACTTAGAGATGGGGATAGAGATAGGCTTGCTGCTTTCTAGATGGAGTTCCTTATCAGTCGACTAA
- a CDS encoding Intradiol ring-cleavage dioxygenase, translating to MRVSASIALALAALAVAHPGEDHHDELEARRSFEASAERLSLRHCAEKLQARGVTERNIKRRSALIEEHRRKRGIKKRDLEDVLNTDHNKTHLGYTPNTPAEILFAGQNSCVLTPEVTLGPYYVSGESVRRNLKEDQEGVDLILDYQIINVATCEPVPKLYLEIWHCNSTGVYGGVNNQGNGNFDDKANINKTFGRGIQPTDEDGVAQFETIFPGHYVGRTTHIHLLAHANATLYQNKTLGNVIYSSHIGQTYFDQDLIDDVEALAPYTTNTQAQTTNAGDGILAQAANQDYDPVVEWTLLGDTVAEGLFGWLAYGINITTTDKVTPAVFRYEDGGHTNPNFGGGGPGGPGGPPPRGASEAEDTTSDTA from the exons ATGCGTGTTTCTGCTTCAATTGCTCTAGCCTTGGCTGCTTTGGCCGTGGCCCATCCAGGCGAAGACCACCACGATGAGCTTGAGGCGCGTCGCTCCTTCGAAGCCAGTGCTGAGCGATTGTCCCTCCGTCACTGTGCTGAGAAGCTGCAGGCCAGAGGTGTTACCGAGCGTAACATCAAGCGTCGTTCTGCCTTGATCGAGGAGCATCGCCGAAAGC GTGGTATCAAGAAGCGCGATCTCGAGGACGTGCTCAACACGGACCATAATAAGACCCATCTTGGGTATACACCCAACACCCCAGCCGAGATCCTCTTCGCAGGCCAAAACTCATGCGTGCTAACCCCCGAGGTCACTCTCGGTCCATACT ACGTCAGTGGCGAGTCTGTTCGGCGCAATCTGAAAGAGGACCAGGAGGGCGTTGACCTTATTCTCGACTACCAAATCATCAACGTAGCTACTTGCGAACCTGTACCAAAGCTATATCTCGAGATCTGGCACTGTAACTCAACTGGTGTTTACGGCGGCGTGAATAATCAGGGAAACGGAAACTTTGATGACAAGGCCAACATTAACAAGACCTTTGGCCGGGGCATTCAGCCAAcggatgaagatggcgttGCCCAGTTTGAGACGATCTTCCCAGGTCATTATGTTGGCCGTACGACGCATATCCATCTCTTGGCTCATGCAAACGCTACTCTTTACCAGAATAAGACACTTGGAAACGTCATCTACAGCAGCCACATTGGACAGACTTACTTCGACCAGGACCTGATCGACGACGTTGAAGCCCTTGCTCCTTACACCACCAACACGCAGGCTCAGACCACAAACGCTGGTGACGGAATTCTAGCTCAGGCTGCCAACCAGGACTACGACCCGGTCGTCGAATGGACCCTTCTTGGTGACACTGTTGCTGAGGGCCTCTTCGGCTGGCTGGCTTATGGTATCAACATCACTACCACTGACAAGGTTACCCCTGCAGTCTTCAGGTATGAGGATGGTGGCCATACCAACCCTAACTTTGGAGGAGGCGGTCCTGGCGGCCCTGGTGGACCCCCGCCACGAGGCGCAAGTGAGGCAGAGGATACCACAAGCGATACTGCTTAG